From a region of the Arachis ipaensis cultivar K30076 chromosome B09, Araip1.1, whole genome shotgun sequence genome:
- the LOC107617327 gene encoding LOW QUALITY PROTEIN: elongation factor 1-alpha (The sequence of the model RefSeq protein was modified relative to this genomic sequence to represent the inferred CDS: inserted 1 base in 1 codon) — MGKEKTHINIVVIGHVDSGKSTTTGHLIYKLGGIDKRVIERFEKEAAEMNKRSFKYAWVLDKLKAERERGITIDIALWKFETTKYYCTVIDAPGHRDFIKNMITGTSQADCAVLIIDSTTGGFEAGISKDGQTREHALLAFTLGVKQMICCCNKMDATTPKYSKARYDEIVKEVSSYLKKVGYNPDKIAFVPISGFEGDNMIERSTNLDWYKGPTLLEALDQINEPKRPSDKPLRLPLQDVYKIGGIGTVPVGRVETGVLKPGMVVTFGPTGLTTEVKSVEMHHEALTEALPGDNVGFNVKNVAVKDLKRGFVASNSKDDPAKEAANFTSQVIIMNHPGQIGNGYAPVLDCHTSHIAVKFAELVTKIDRRSGKELEKEPKFLKNGDAGLVKMIPTKPMVVETFSEYPPLGRFAVRDMRQTVAVGVIKNVEKKDATGAKVTKAAXEEEVNRAGWFEARVPAPSLQ, encoded by the exons ATGGGTAAAGAGAAGACTCACATCAACATTGTGGTCATTGGCCACGTCGACTCAGGAAAGTCGACCACCACCGGTCACTTGATCTACAAGTTGGGAGGTATTGACAAGCGTGTGATCGAAAGATTCGAGAAGGAAGCTGCTGAGATGAACAAGAGGTCCTTCAAGTATGCCTGGGTGCTCGACAAGCTCAAGGCCGAGCGTGAAAGAGGTATCACCATCGATATTGCCTTGTGGAAGTTCGAGACCACCAAATACTACTGCACTGTCATTGATGCTCCCGGACACAGGGATTTCATCAAGAACATGATTACTGGAACTTCCCAGGCCGACTGTGCCGTTCTCATCATCGATTCCACCACTGGTGGTTTTGAAGCTGGTATCTCGAAGGATGGTCAGACCCGTGAGCACGCTCTCCTTGCTTTCACCCTTGGTGTCAAGCAGATGATTTGCTGTTGCAACAAG ATGGATGCCACCACACCCAAGTACTCCAAGGCCCGTTATGATGAAATCGTGAAGGAAGTCTCATCCTACTTGAAGAAGGTCGGATACAACCCAGACAAAATCGCATTTGTTCCCATCTCTGGTTTTGAGGGAGACAACATGATTGAGAGGTCTACAAACCTCGACTGGTACAAGGGACCAACCCTTCTTGAGGCCCTTGACCAGATCAATGAGCCAAAGAGGCCATCAGACAAGCCCCTCCGTCTACCTCTTCAGGATGTGTACAAGATTGGAGGTATTGGAACTGTGCCAGTGGGACGTGTTGAGACAGGTGTCTTGAAGCCCGGTATGGTTGTGACCTTTGGACCTACTGGACTGACAACTGAAGTTAAGTCTGTTGAGATGCACCACGAAGCTCTTACAGAGGCCCTCCCCGGTGACAATGTTGGGTTCAACGTCAAGAATGTTGCAGTGAAGGATCTCAAGCGTGGTTTTGTTGCCTCAAACTCCAAGGATGACCCTGCCAAGGAGGCTGCTAACTTCACCTCCCAAGTCATCATCATGAACCACCCTGGCCAGATCGGAAATGGCTATGCGCCAGTGCTTGATTGCCACACCTCCCACATTGCTGTCAAGTTTGCTGAGCTCGTGACCAAGATTGACAGGCGATCTGGTAAGGAGCTTGAGAAGGAGCCCAAGTTCTTGAAGAATGGTGATGCAGGTCTTGTTAAGATGATTCCCACCAAGCCCATGGTTGTGGAAACCTTCTCTGAGTACCCACCTCTTGGTCGTTTTGCCGTCAGGGACATGCGTCAAACTGTGGCTGTGGGAGTTATCAAGAATGTGGAGAAGAAGGATGCTACCGGAGCCAAGGTCACCAAGGCTG CAGAAGAAGAAGTGAATCGTGCAGGGTGGTTTGAAGCAAGGGTACCAGCACCATCTCTACAATAA